In Musa acuminata AAA Group cultivar baxijiao chromosome BXJ2-8, Cavendish_Baxijiao_AAA, whole genome shotgun sequence, one genomic interval encodes:
- the LOC135583524 gene encoding uncharacterized protein LOC135583524 isoform X1: MRVGNIFYVSVLITCPGRDIGFSCWAVDASRCRKLPVNVEATFMGEAVLDFLFRSNVIYFHDMVNFVVVRSQLWTAMTCYILKNKWKPRKMPSVFYGALKNGHLLHLRAASLADSSPAPLPLPLRVEPKPKSGIRQQDLLKNIIGIKPKRQKVSSPGSLQPEHSTQSFPGRVASPADSEGKLGKNLSPTRPCETQKSSCLVAAVGVHKKQEEQEGKDPSMKSKGAEDAVKSLLGLAYESSDDE; this comes from the exons ATGCGTGTtggaaacattttctatgttagtGTTCTGATAACGTGCCCCGGCAGGGATATTGGCTTCTCCTGTTGGGCGGTTGATGCTAGCAGATGCAGGAAGTTGCCGGTGAACGTGGAGGCTACCTTCATGGGCGAGGcggtacttgattttctttttcgCAGCAATGTTATATACTTTCATGATATGGTTAACTTTGTGGTGGTTCGCTCTCAGCTTTGGACAGCGATGACTTGCTATATCTTAAAGAACAAATGGAAGCCGAGGAAGATGCCGAGCGTCTTCTACGGCGCACTGAAAAACGGGCATTTGCTGCATTTAAG AGCTGCAAGTTTGGCGGACTCCTCACCTGCACCTTTGCCCCTGCCACTTCGGGTTGAACCGAAGCCAAAGAGTGGCATAAG GCAGCAAGATCTCTTGAAAAACATCATTGGAATCAAACCTAAGCGGCAGAAGGTTTCGAGCCCTGGTTCTTTGCAACCTGAGCATTCCACCCAATCTTTCCCTGGAAGAGTTGCGTCACCTGCAGACAGTGAAGGAAAGCTTGGGAAGAATCTATCTCCCACGAGGCCATGCGAAACACAGAAAAGTTCATGCTTGGTGGCTGCCGTTGGGGTGCACAAGAAACAGGAAGAGCAGGAGGGTAAAGATCCTTCCATGAAATCAAAGGGTGCAGAGGATGCAGTTAAAAGTTTGCTAGGTTTAGCTTATGAAAGTTCCGATGACGAATGA
- the LOC135583524 gene encoding uncharacterized protein LOC135583524 isoform X2 has protein sequence MRVGNIFYVSVLITCPGRDIGFSCWAVDASRCRKLPVNVEATFMGEALWTAMTCYILKNKWKPRKMPSVFYGALKNGHLLHLRAASLADSSPAPLPLPLRVEPKPKSGIRQQDLLKNIIGIKPKRQKVSSPGSLQPEHSTQSFPGRVASPADSEGKLGKNLSPTRPCETQKSSCLVAAVGVHKKQEEQEGKDPSMKSKGAEDAVKSLLGLAYESSDDE, from the exons ATGCGTGTtggaaacattttctatgttagtGTTCTGATAACGTGCCCCGGCAGGGATATTGGCTTCTCCTGTTGGGCGGTTGATGCTAGCAGATGCAGGAAGTTGCCGGTGAACGTGGAGGCTACCTTCATGGGCGAGGcg CTTTGGACAGCGATGACTTGCTATATCTTAAAGAACAAATGGAAGCCGAGGAAGATGCCGAGCGTCTTCTACGGCGCACTGAAAAACGGGCATTTGCTGCATTTAAG AGCTGCAAGTTTGGCGGACTCCTCACCTGCACCTTTGCCCCTGCCACTTCGGGTTGAACCGAAGCCAAAGAGTGGCATAAG GCAGCAAGATCTCTTGAAAAACATCATTGGAATCAAACCTAAGCGGCAGAAGGTTTCGAGCCCTGGTTCTTTGCAACCTGAGCATTCCACCCAATCTTTCCCTGGAAGAGTTGCGTCACCTGCAGACAGTGAAGGAAAGCTTGGGAAGAATCTATCTCCCACGAGGCCATGCGAAACACAGAAAAGTTCATGCTTGGTGGCTGCCGTTGGGGTGCACAAGAAACAGGAAGAGCAGGAGGGTAAAGATCCTTCCATGAAATCAAAGGGTGCAGAGGATGCAGTTAAAAGTTTGCTAGGTTTAGCTTATGAAAGTTCCGATGACGAATGA